A genome region from Gossypium hirsutum isolate 1008001.06 chromosome A04, Gossypium_hirsutum_v2.1, whole genome shotgun sequence includes the following:
- the LOC107940865 gene encoding multiple organellar RNA editing factor 9, chloroplastic, with translation MPLPTPSSNPFFQLTPPSTLGLNSLTAPTPPPPPPRTIKAAVLDSDYSPKRSSRNEPRETIMLSGCDYNHWLIVMEFPKDPAPTREQMIDNYLNTLATVLGSMEEAKNMNAFSTTTYTGFQCTVLEETSEKFKGKKIYHRPCLFKLCCYLSMTLG, from the exons ATGCCATTGCCAACACCATCTTCAAA CCCTTTCTTCCAACTCACTCCCCCTTCTACTCTGGGACTCAACTCACTGACTGCACCaactcctcctcctcctcctcctcgtACTATCAAAGCTGCAGTACTTGACAGTGACTATTCACCCAAGAGAAGCAGCAGGAATGAACCCAGGGAAACGATAATGTTATCCGGCTGTGATTATAATCATTGGCTTATTGTTATGGAGTTCCCTAAAGACCCTGCTCCTACTAGAGAACAAATGATTGACAATTACCTCAACACTCTTGCCACTGTTCTTGGCAG CATGGAAGAAGCGAAGAACATGAACGCGTTTAGCACCACTACATATACTGGATTCCAATGCACGGTATTGGAAGAAACCTCGGAAAAGTTCAAAGGTAAGAAGATTTATCATCGACCCTGTTTGTTTAAACTTTGTTGTTACTTATCCATGACTTTGGGATGA